From a single Flavobacteriales bacterium genomic region:
- a CDS encoding phosphosulfolactate synthase gives MNFSLSHIPARSTKSREDGLTMVMDKGISLRQSEDMISVCGDLVDVVKLGFGTAYVTPNLKEKIAFYRKNDIKVYFGGTLFEAFIARGRFKDYCKLLDKFDVDMAEVSDGSINMTTKEKCKYIGELAKDRTVFSEVGSKESGILISPAKWVNMMRAELDAGSWKVIAEARESGTVGIYRPSGHAHTSLVNKIMAKIPSKDILWEAPLKSQQVWFIKQIGANVNLGNIAPEEVIPLETLRLGLRGDTFFQYVPEEVVKKLQQVVPVKN, from the coding sequence ATGAATTTCTCATTATCACATATTCCTGCGCGATCGACAAAATCGCGTGAGGACGGTCTTACCATGGTCATGGACAAAGGCATATCCTTACGCCAATCCGAGGACATGATCTCTGTTTGCGGTGACCTTGTTGATGTCGTAAAACTGGGTTTCGGAACAGCGTATGTCACACCGAACCTCAAAGAGAAGATCGCATTCTACCGCAAGAACGACATCAAGGTCTATTTCGGTGGAACATTATTCGAAGCATTCATAGCAAGGGGCCGTTTCAAGGACTATTGCAAATTATTGGACAAGTTCGATGTTGATATGGCTGAGGTCTCCGATGGCAGCATCAACATGACAACCAAGGAGAAGTGCAAATACATCGGCGAATTGGCCAAGGACCGTACGGTTTTCAGCGAGGTGGGATCGAAGGAATCAGGGATCTTGATCAGCCCTGCGAAATGGGTGAACATGATGCGCGCTGAATTGGATGCCGGTAGTTGGAAAGTGATCGCAGAAGCAAGGGAAAGTGGAACCGTAGGCATTTATCGTCCGAGCGGGCATGCGCATACTTCATTGGTGAACAAGATCATGGCAAAGATCCCGAGCAAGGATATTCTGTGGGAAGCGCCATTGAAATCGCAACAGGTGTGGTTCATAAAACAAATAGGCGCCAACGTGAATTTGGGCAATATTGCACCGGAGGAGGTGATCCCGCTGGAAACACTTCGTCTCGGCCTACGCGGTGATACCTTCTTCCAATATGTTCCGGAAGAGGTGGTCAAGAAATTGCAACAAGTGGTTCCCGTAAAGAATTAA
- a CDS encoding rhodanese-like domain-containing protein translates to MKEITPQELKAMKEGNETFQLIDVREAYEAEICSIGGTLIPMGEVISRLAEVRKDVPVVIHCRSGSRSSAVIQALTDRYGYTNLMNLKGGILGYGSQVDQTLRCE, encoded by the coding sequence ATGAAAGAGATCACCCCCCAAGAGCTCAAAGCAATGAAGGAAGGAAATGAAACCTTCCAGCTGATCGATGTTCGTGAAGCATATGAGGCTGAAATTTGCAGCATTGGCGGCACGTTGATCCCCATGGGAGAGGTCATCTCACGGTTGGCCGAAGTACGGAAGGACGTTCCGGTTGTCATTCATTGTCGAAGTGGCTCTCGTTCCAGCGCGGTCATTCAAGCGTTGACGGATCGTTACGGCTATACGAACCTGATGAATCTGAAAGGTGGGATCCTTGGGTACGGAAGTCAAGTGGATCAGACGTTGCGGTGCGAGTGA
- a CDS encoding VTT domain-containing protein: MLDIIQEFWYFITHLNESLPAFVADYGLWIYGLLFLIIFVETGLVVMPFLPGDSLLFVAGSLAAGANPSMNFGYLFVLLFLAAVLGDNLNYWIGRYFGSKVVKWRLFGRDLVQEKHLEKTHSYFEKYGVKTIIIARFVPIVRTVTPFVAGVGAMDYRKKFLPFDVIGGLLWIGSMLTAGYLVGNSEIVQRNFHYVVFGIIGISVLPMVIEFIRHRIAASE; the protein is encoded by the coding sequence ATGCTCGACATTATACAAGAATTCTGGTACTTCATTACCCATCTGAATGAATCATTACCTGCATTCGTAGCGGATTACGGCTTGTGGATCTACGGGTTGTTGTTCCTGATCATTTTCGTGGAGACCGGGCTTGTGGTAATGCCTTTCCTCCCAGGTGATTCACTCTTGTTCGTAGCAGGATCCTTGGCAGCTGGCGCTAACCCCTCCATGAACTTCGGTTACCTGTTCGTGTTGCTGTTCCTTGCAGCCGTATTGGGTGATAACCTCAATTATTGGATCGGACGGTACTTCGGCAGCAAAGTGGTAAAATGGCGTTTGTTCGGACGTGATCTCGTTCAAGAGAAACACTTGGAAAAGACCCACTCCTATTTCGAGAAATACGGCGTAAAGACCATCATCATTGCTCGTTTCGTACCGATCGTACGTACGGTAACGCCATTCGTTGCTGGAGTTGGCGCCATGGACTACCGCAAGAAATTCCTGCCCTTTGATGTCATTGGTGGTCTACTTTGGATCGGCAGCATGCTAACCGCCGGATATTTGGTCGGGAACAGCGAGATCGTACAACGCAACTTCCATTATGTGGTGTTCGGTATCATCGGGATCAGTGTATTGCCCATGGTGATCGAATTCATTCGACATCGGATAGCAGCATCCGAATAA
- a CDS encoding shikimate dehydrogenase, whose translation MIRYGLIGRSLKHSWSQEFFTKKFHKEGLSDHHYDPFELEDIEDLELLLSETKDLKGLNVTLPYKQTVMPLLDAIDPMAAAVGAVNTITIRNGRTTGYNTDVEGFRSTLLPLLDGEKPRALVLGTGGASRAVAFVLRECGVKFRSVSRNRERGDLTWDLLEPAIIKACTLIVNTTPLGMYPNVSEMPVLPYSAVGPRHLLIDLVYNPPYTQFLQKGQANGARISNGSTMLRAQAEASWRIWNN comes from the coding sequence GTGATAAGATACGGACTCATCGGCAGGTCGCTCAAGCATAGCTGGAGCCAGGAATTCTTCACCAAGAAGTTCCATAAGGAAGGACTTTCGGACCACCATTATGATCCGTTCGAACTTGAGGATATTGAAGACCTTGAGTTGCTTCTCAGCGAGACCAAAGACCTGAAAGGGTTGAACGTAACCCTACCTTATAAGCAGACCGTTATGCCTTTGCTGGATGCCATTGATCCCATGGCCGCAGCGGTCGGAGCGGTGAATACCATCACGATCCGAAATGGCAGGACCACTGGCTACAATACCGATGTGGAAGGGTTCCGAAGCACACTGCTGCCTTTGTTGGATGGCGAGAAACCGCGCGCATTAGTGCTTGGCACAGGTGGTGCAAGCAGAGCGGTGGCGTTCGTTCTGCGTGAATGTGGGGTCAAATTCCGATCGGTCAGTCGCAATAGAGAACGTGGGGATCTTACATGGGACCTGCTGGAACCAGCGATCATTAAAGCCTGCACCCTTATCGTGAACACAACGCCACTCGGGATGTATCCGAATGTTTCTGAAATGCCCGTGCTACCCTATTCCGCCGTTGGTCCAAGGCACCTATTGATCGACCTGGTTTACAACCCACCATACACGCAATTCCTTCAAAAAGGACAAGCGAACGGGGCAAGGATAAGCAACGGATCGACGATGCTACGCGCCCAAGCGGAAGCCAGTTGGCGGATCTGGAACAATTGA
- the uvrB gene encoding excinuclease ABC subunit UvrB, with protein sequence MPFELISEFQPTGDQPEAIKQLVAGLNEGVTAQTLLGVTGSGKTFTVANVIAEVDRPTLILSHNKTLAAQLYGEFKHFFPNDSVEYFVSYYDYYQPEAFLPTTGTYIEKDLSINDEIEKLRLATTSSLLSGKRNIIVVASVSCIYGIGNPAEFHKTIIHLKTGQKVTRNALLHLFVSALYSRKDVDPTRGNFRVRGDVVEVFLAYADEGLRIHFWGDEIERMERFDTLTNRTIETQQEVTVYPANIFVTSKETMTNAIHAIQADMVKQVDFFKEIGKHLEAKRLEERTLYDLEMMRELGYCSGIENYSRYFDQREVGQRPFCLLDYFPDDFLMVIDESHVTVSQVTAMYGGDRSRKLNLVEYGFRLPSAMDNRPLKFEEFEGMMGQTLFVSATPADYELERSEGVIVEQVVRPTGLLDPPIEVRPSKDQIDDLLYEIRQRAEKEERVLVTTLTKRMAEELNEFLGKNGVRSKYIHSDVETLERIEILRQLRLGMFDVLVGVNLLREGLDLPEVSLVAVLDADKEGFLRSNRSLTQTAGRAARNVNGRVIFYADKITKSMQRTMDDTDRRREKQMAYNEENGITPTQIKRDRGDVMRQTAVIDIHDAAGRRAYVEPEEYSLAADPVVQFMTQEQITRNVDLLELQMRKASKELDFIAAAQLRDDLFAMRKLLSEKEKASKED encoded by the coding sequence ATGCCCTTCGAACTCATCTCAGAATTTCAGCCAACAGGCGATCAACCGGAGGCCATAAAGCAATTGGTCGCAGGGCTGAATGAAGGCGTAACGGCACAAACACTCTTAGGCGTAACCGGTTCCGGGAAGACCTTCACCGTTGCGAACGTGATCGCCGAAGTGGATCGCCCAACGTTGATCCTGAGCCATAACAAGACCTTGGCAGCTCAGCTCTATGGGGAATTCAAGCATTTCTTTCCGAATGACAGCGTGGAGTATTTCGTAAGCTATTACGACTATTACCAACCAGAGGCATTCCTACCGACCACTGGCACCTACATTGAAAAGGACCTTAGCATCAATGACGAGATCGAAAAGTTGCGGTTGGCCACCACCAGTAGCCTACTCAGCGGGAAGCGGAACATCATCGTAGTTGCAAGTGTCAGCTGCATCTATGGCATCGGAAATCCTGCTGAATTCCATAAGACGATCATTCATTTGAAAACGGGGCAGAAGGTTACCCGGAACGCCTTGCTCCACCTGTTCGTTTCTGCATTGTACAGTCGCAAGGACGTTGATCCTACCCGAGGCAACTTCCGTGTGCGTGGTGATGTTGTGGAGGTTTTCCTGGCGTATGCCGATGAAGGATTGCGCATCCATTTCTGGGGCGATGAGATCGAACGCATGGAACGCTTCGATACACTGACGAACCGTACGATCGAAACACAGCAGGAAGTAACCGTTTACCCTGCCAACATCTTTGTAACGAGCAAGGAAACCATGACGAATGCGATCCATGCGATCCAAGCGGATATGGTGAAGCAGGTCGATTTCTTCAAAGAGATCGGCAAGCATTTGGAAGCAAAACGCCTCGAAGAACGCACGCTCTATGATCTTGAGATGATGCGCGAACTGGGGTATTGTTCCGGGATCGAGAACTACAGCCGCTATTTCGATCAACGTGAAGTTGGCCAACGACCGTTCTGCTTATTGGACTACTTCCCGGACGATTTCCTCATGGTGATCGACGAGAGCCACGTGACCGTGAGCCAGGTCACTGCAATGTACGGTGGTGATCGATCGCGCAAACTGAATTTGGTGGAATACGGATTCCGGTTACCGAGTGCGATGGACAATCGCCCTCTGAAATTCGAGGAATTCGAAGGGATGATGGGACAGACCCTGTTCGTAAGTGCCACGCCTGCGGATTATGAGTTGGAGCGGAGTGAAGGCGTTATCGTGGAACAGGTGGTACGACCTACGGGGCTATTGGACCCACCGATCGAAGTTCGCCCAAGCAAGGACCAGATCGATGATCTATTGTATGAGATCCGGCAGCGTGCAGAAAAAGAAGAACGCGTGCTGGTGACGACATTGACCAAACGCATGGCCGAAGAATTGAATGAATTCCTTGGCAAGAACGGCGTGCGATCCAAGTATATCCATAGCGATGTTGAGACCTTGGAACGGATCGAGATCTTACGCCAGCTCCGGTTGGGCATGTTCGATGTACTTGTTGGGGTGAACCTATTACGTGAGGGGTTGGACCTTCCGGAAGTAAGTCTGGTAGCTGTTCTGGACGCGGACAAGGAAGGGTTTCTGCGCAGCAATAGATCGCTCACACAAACAGCAGGACGTGCAGCGCGAAATGTGAACGGACGTGTGATCTTTTATGCGGACAAGATCACGAAGAGCATGCAACGCACCATGGACGATACCGACCGTAGGCGTGAAAAACAAATGGCTTACAACGAAGAGAACGGAATAACGCCAACACAGATCAAACGTGACCGTGGCGATGTGATGAGACAGACTGCCGTAATCGACATCCATGATGCAGCGGGTCGCAGAGCGTACGTAGAGCCGGAAGAGTACAGTTTGGCTGCTGACCCTGTGGTTCAGTTCATGACGCAAGAGCAGATCACAAGGAACGTGGATCTATTGGAATTGCAAATGCGGAAAGCCTCCAAGGAACTTGACTTCATAGCAGCAGCACAATTACGGGATGACCTTTTCGCGATGCGGAAACTATTGAGCGAAAAGGAGAAGGCGTCCAAGGAAGATTGA
- a CDS encoding T9SS type A sorting domain-containing protein yields MKLVYALAISAGTLSALPGNSQISYGGHPYGITHTVDLAEAPLSVMADVDAEALMAVDADRAAQGIKGPYRFGFNHATDLSLENSGVWQTLSNGDRVWRLAIQCPGAFSINFEFHDYVIPEGAQVFVYNELGDVLGAFEEGSNAGNTILGVTQLAGEKITIEYVEPLAVRGLGRLMVGQVTHGYRDIMHMQKGLGDSGSCNNNVICPVGDDWRDQINSVAMITVGGSGICSGTLINNCAVDGTPYFLTANHCLGGETSWVFRFNWQSPNCVANQNGPTNQTISGSTLKASSAGSDVALLQMNGTPPGAYGVYYSGWNNGTTAASNVTCIHHPSGDVKKISFENQAVTSASFGGAQCWRVAAWDDGTTEPGSSGSGLWDQNKRLVGQLYGGQADCSNNVNDYFGRLSVSFPLINTWLGNCGTTLDGYDPSTVGINDVATDLELEVLPNPTTGVLSVMLPTTFRTGATLKVFDMVGKVVLTRIVTNNKERINLDLTDRNEGVYILQVENGTTRATERILLTH; encoded by the coding sequence ATGAAACTAGTTTACGCCCTCGCGATCTCGGCAGGAACCTTGAGCGCATTACCTGGAAATTCGCAGATCTCTTATGGAGGTCATCCATACGGGATCACGCATACGGTGGATCTTGCTGAAGCGCCTCTGAGCGTGATGGCTGATGTGGATGCCGAAGCACTTATGGCGGTGGATGCCGATCGTGCAGCACAAGGCATCAAAGGCCCTTATCGTTTCGGGTTCAACCACGCTACCGACCTTTCGTTGGAGAACAGCGGTGTTTGGCAAACGCTTTCCAATGGTGATCGCGTTTGGCGTTTGGCCATCCAATGCCCTGGTGCATTCAGCATCAACTTCGAATTCCACGATTACGTTATCCCTGAAGGCGCGCAAGTGTTCGTTTACAATGAACTTGGCGATGTACTAGGTGCTTTCGAGGAAGGTAGCAATGCGGGCAATACGATACTAGGAGTAACCCAATTGGCCGGTGAAAAGATCACGATCGAATATGTTGAACCTTTGGCAGTGCGCGGTCTTGGTCGTTTGATGGTGGGACAGGTAACTCATGGCTATCGTGATATCATGCACATGCAAAAAGGCCTTGGCGACAGTGGTTCTTGCAACAACAATGTGATCTGCCCTGTTGGTGATGACTGGCGCGACCAGATCAACAGTGTGGCCATGATAACTGTTGGTGGAAGCGGAATTTGTTCTGGTACGTTGATCAACAACTGCGCTGTTGACGGAACACCTTACTTTCTTACTGCGAACCATTGCTTGGGCGGAGAGACCTCGTGGGTCTTCCGTTTCAACTGGCAGAGCCCTAATTGCGTCGCCAACCAGAATGGCCCAACGAACCAGACCATCTCCGGTTCAACATTAAAGGCTAGCAGCGCCGGAAGTGACGTGGCATTGCTACAGATGAATGGTACGCCACCTGGAGCCTATGGTGTCTACTATTCAGGCTGGAATAATGGCACGACCGCTGCTTCCAACGTTACGTGCATCCACCATCCTAGTGGTGATGTGAAGAAGATATCTTTCGAGAACCAAGCCGTGACCAGCGCAAGTTTTGGAGGTGCTCAATGCTGGCGCGTTGCAGCATGGGATGATGGAACCACCGAACCGGGTTCATCCGGCAGTGGACTATGGGATCAGAATAAGCGGCTCGTAGGCCAATTGTATGGTGGTCAAGCCGATTGCAGTAACAATGTCAATGACTATTTCGGTAGATTGAGTGTTAGTTTCCCGTTGATCAATACATGGTTGGGTAACTGCGGCACTACCTTGGATGGTTATGATCCATCGACCGTTGGCATCAATGACGTTGCTACCGATCTGGAATTGGAGGTATTACCGAACCCTACGACCGGTGTGCTTTCCGTTATGCTGCCAACCACATTCCGGACCGGTGCAACGTTGAAGGTGTTCGATATGGTAGGTAAAGTGGTTCTTACTCGCATTGTTACCAACAACAAAGAGCGCATCAATTTGGACCTAACGGACCGTAACGAAGGCGTTTATATCCTCCAGGTCGAGAACGGAACGACACGTGCAACTGAGCGGATCCTATTGACACACTAA
- a CDS encoding T9SS type A sorting domain-containing protein encodes MAQISYGGRALGLQGDVLPEAPLVRMHTVDVDALLAEDAAREAAGIKGPYRYGFNHAVDLNTENSGIWHTLRDGDRVWRISIECPGAITTNFQFHDYVVPEGARVFVYNTAGLQLGAYTADSNPGHTSMGVQQIPGDRITIEYHEPVAVAGQGRLMIGQVTHGYRDPFNFARDLGDSGSCNINVICPEGLGWEDEVRSVALIDAGGGYCTGTMINNCAQDSTPYFLTANHCLGGGVDNWVFRWNWNSPTCDPTEDAPQDQTIAGSTLLVNSAGTDVALLELNSIPPEEYAVHYAGWDHGQDPAETMTGIHHPRGDIKKISHSDGPAITGTMSGADCWQVQLWAAGTTEPGSSGSGLWNQDHRLVGQLFGGEAACGNSVNDFYGKLVTSWPLLEEYLGDCSDTLDGWDLGETVFIPDTNDAAVTSIANIPTLLCGTDSIIPQISLKNNSNVVMTMMDVIYGLVGGIEDTLNWTGTLQPDQTVILFLPTIYVPNGEQILNVSASMPNGIPDANLDNDTWSFAFTVVYPSETVILALTPDNYGADITWEITSSIGTVLYEGGPYTNNNSGVTDSLMFCLTDTCYTFTIYDEFGDGICCDAGEGHYEIFGLYGNEYASSDGQYTFQNSNSFCVSLVGINEPTDAGTLNLYPNPTTGNLTVQLAGMEGRTELTLLDNTGRIVEQRIVNGTKQLTLDLSTLAEGLYALQAQHAGGRVVQQVMVVR; translated from the coding sequence ATGGCACAGATCTCCTATGGTGGCCGCGCACTTGGTCTGCAAGGTGATGTTCTTCCCGAGGCACCACTTGTGCGCATGCATACGGTTGATGTTGACGCATTGCTCGCCGAGGATGCTGCGCGCGAAGCAGCTGGGATCAAAGGGCCTTACCGATATGGGTTCAATCATGCGGTTGACCTGAACACGGAGAACAGCGGTATTTGGCATACCCTGCGTGATGGTGATCGCGTATGGCGTATAAGCATTGAATGCCCCGGTGCGATTACGACCAATTTTCAATTCCACGATTACGTGGTGCCGGAAGGAGCACGCGTTTTCGTCTACAACACAGCAGGCTTGCAGTTGGGAGCTTATACTGCGGACAGCAATCCGGGACACACGTCCATGGGAGTGCAGCAGATCCCTGGTGATCGGATCACGATCGAATACCATGAACCAGTTGCTGTCGCAGGGCAAGGGCGATTGATGATCGGACAAGTGACGCACGGCTATCGCGACCCGTTCAATTTTGCACGTGATCTTGGTGATAGTGGCAGTTGCAACATCAATGTGATCTGCCCGGAAGGACTGGGTTGGGAAGATGAAGTACGCTCCGTTGCATTGATCGATGCAGGTGGTGGATATTGCACAGGTACCATGATCAACAATTGCGCGCAGGATAGCACACCCTACTTCCTTACCGCGAACCATTGCTTGGGCGGCGGCGTGGACAATTGGGTATTCCGATGGAACTGGAACAGCCCGACCTGTGACCCTACCGAAGACGCACCACAGGACCAGACCATTGCAGGCAGTACACTGTTGGTGAACAGCGCTGGAACGGACGTTGCTTTATTGGAATTGAACAGCATTCCACCGGAAGAGTATGCCGTACACTACGCCGGATGGGACCATGGTCAGGACCCTGCAGAGACCATGACGGGGATCCATCATCCACGTGGCGATATCAAGAAGATCTCCCATTCGGATGGTCCTGCGATCACCGGCACTATGAGCGGTGCGGATTGCTGGCAAGTACAACTTTGGGCCGCCGGAACCACCGAGCCAGGCTCCAGTGGCAGTGGCCTTTGGAATCAGGACCATCGCTTGGTCGGGCAGCTTTTTGGTGGCGAAGCAGCGTGTGGGAATAGTGTGAATGACTTCTATGGAAAGCTCGTTACCAGCTGGCCCCTGCTTGAAGAATACTTGGGAGATTGTTCCGATACGCTGGATGGTTGGGACCTTGGCGAAACGGTTTTTATACCCGACACGAATGATGCTGCCGTAACATCCATCGCCAACATCCCAACGCTCTTGTGCGGAACGGATTCCATCATTCCGCAGATCTCTTTAAAGAACAACAGCAACGTGGTGATGACCATGATGGACGTGATCTACGGTCTCGTCGGTGGAATTGAGGACACCTTGAATTGGACCGGTACACTTCAACCGGACCAAACGGTGATCCTCTTCCTACCAACGATCTACGTACCGAATGGCGAACAGATACTGAACGTCTCTGCCAGTATGCCGAACGGAATTCCGGATGCGAACTTGGATAACGACACATGGAGCTTTGCATTCACTGTTGTCTATCCGAGCGAGACCGTTATTCTGGCCCTGACCCCGGACAATTACGGTGCGGACATTACGTGGGAGATCACCAGCTCCATTGGTACGGTGTTGTATGAAGGTGGCCCATACACCAACAACAACTCGGGCGTTACGGACTCACTGATGTTCTGCTTAACGGACACTTGTTACACGTTCACGATCTACGATGAATTCGGTGACGGCATTTGTTGCGACGCGGGCGAAGGACATTATGAGATCTTCGGACTGTACGGCAACGAATACGCAAGCAGCGATGGCCAATACACGTTTCAGAACAGCAACTCCTTTTGTGTGAGTTTGGTAGGCATCAACGAACCAACGGACGCCGGTACACTGAACCTCTACCCGAACCCGACGACCGGAAACCTCACCGTACAACTGGCCGGCATGGAAGGAAGAACGGAACTAACGCTCTTGGACAACACGGGCCGCATTGTGGAGCAACGGATTGTTAACGGAACCAAGCAACTCACTCTTGACCTCAGCACATTGGCAGAAGGCCTGTACGCATTGCAAGCGCAACATGCCGGTGGCCGTGTGGTGCAGCAGGTGATGGTGGTTCGTTAG